The Polyangiaceae bacterium genome includes a region encoding these proteins:
- a CDS encoding DUF2238 domain-containing protein: MTPSHRLPLALLGLATVLCLATVWAPPAGRVSWLLEVGPGLAGIGVLGAVYRRFRMSNLVYVCVFLHLVILVYGGYYTYALTPLGNWVRDHFHLARNHYDRVGHVALGFFPALYTREVLLRTSPLRRGKWLAFIVCNICLSLGAFWELLEWWTTLVVASDVGAAFLGSQGDVWDAQWDMFLALLGAMLALALLSGAHDRSMKRVSDA; encoded by the coding sequence GTGACGCCCAGCCATCGCCTGCCCCTCGCCCTGCTCGGGCTCGCGACCGTCCTGTGTCTGGCCACGGTCTGGGCGCCACCCGCCGGTCGCGTGAGCTGGCTGCTCGAGGTCGGCCCCGGGCTCGCCGGCATCGGCGTGCTCGGGGCGGTGTACCGCCGCTTCCGCATGTCGAACCTGGTCTACGTGTGCGTGTTCCTGCACCTCGTGATCTTGGTCTATGGCGGCTACTACACCTACGCGCTCACGCCGCTCGGCAACTGGGTGCGCGACCACTTCCACCTCGCGCGCAACCACTACGACCGCGTCGGCCACGTGGCGCTCGGGTTCTTCCCCGCGCTCTACACGCGCGAGGTCCTGCTGCGCACCTCGCCGCTCCGCCGCGGCAAGTGGCTGGCGTTCATCGTCTGCAACATCTGCCTGTCGCTCGGCGCGTTCTGGGAGCTCTTGGAGTGGTGGACGACGCTGGTGGTCGCCTCCGACGTCGGCGCGGCGTTCCTGGGAAGCCAGGGCGACGTCTGGGACGCGCAGTGGGACATGTTCCTGGCCCTGCTCGGGGCGATGCTCGCGCTCGCGCTCCTCAGCGGCGCCCACGACCGCTCGATGAAGCGCGTGTCGGACGCTTGA
- a CDS encoding pseudouridine synthase, which yields MSTLERLQKVLSRAGVASRRKAEELILAGRVRVGGRVVTELGTRVDPERDRVELDGKRLFAEQRTYIVLHKPRAVMCTMSDPEGRPTVASLVRGVGARVVSVGRLDFHTSGVLLMTNDGDFAAVLGHPSKGAPKTYVAKVRGVLDEAALQRFAESIEIDGRATRPATVRLLRHEGDKSWIEVTLREGRNRQVRRLGDSAGFPVLRLVRSGFAGIDVEGLRPGEWRHLTVDELTELKHQFGVPKRVRGVEMVPGVHGKLASRAPTGQRRRDEARGKGPERDERAAGRSAPLRERPRQESAAPRPGQGARGPSPSSLKRPTRASSSGRGRR from the coding sequence GTGAGCACGCTCGAACGCCTGCAGAAAGTACTGAGCCGTGCCGGCGTCGCCTCTCGGCGCAAGGCGGAGGAGCTGATCCTCGCCGGGCGGGTGCGCGTGGGTGGCCGCGTCGTGACCGAGCTCGGGACTCGGGTGGATCCGGAGCGCGATCGGGTCGAGCTCGACGGTAAGCGCCTGTTCGCCGAGCAGCGCACCTACATCGTGTTGCACAAGCCGCGCGCGGTCATGTGCACGATGAGCGACCCCGAGGGCCGACCGACCGTGGCCAGTCTGGTGCGCGGGGTGGGGGCCAGGGTGGTCTCCGTCGGGCGCCTCGACTTCCACACCAGCGGCGTCCTCTTGATGACCAACGACGGCGACTTTGCAGCCGTGCTCGGGCACCCCAGCAAGGGAGCGCCGAAGACCTACGTCGCCAAGGTACGCGGCGTGCTCGACGAGGCCGCGCTCCAGCGCTTCGCCGAGAGCATCGAGATCGACGGGCGGGCCACCCGCCCGGCGACGGTGCGCCTCTTGCGCCACGAGGGTGACAAGAGCTGGATCGAGGTGACGCTGCGCGAGGGGCGGAACCGCCAGGTGCGGCGCTTGGGCGACAGCGCGGGGTTTCCGGTGTTGCGGCTGGTGCGCTCGGGCTTCGCCGGCATCGACGTCGAGGGGCTCCGGCCCGGCGAGTGGCGCCACCTGACGGTGGACGAGCTGACCGAGCTCAAGCACCAGTTTGGCGTACCGAAGCGGGTGCGCGGGGTCGAGATGGTACCCGGCGTGCACGGCAAGCTCGCCTCCCGCGCGCCGACGGGTCAGCGGCGGCGGGACGAGGCGCGGGGCAAGGGCCCGGAGCGGGACGAGCGCGCGGCCGGCAGATCGGCGCCGCTTCGCGAGCGCCCCCGCCAAGAGAGCGCAGCTCCGCGACCCGGCCAGGGAGCGCGCGGGCCTTCGCCGAGCTCGCTCAAGCGTCCGACACGCGCTTCATCGAGCGGTCGTGGGCGCCGCTGA
- a CDS encoding ribbon-helix-helix domain-containing protein, whose translation MSRKKISTTVYITPEQNERLHLLHNRTKVPVAVYIREGIDLVLKRYEHALPGQMTLSDAAPAKSSKKG comes from the coding sequence ATGTCGCGCAAGAAGATTTCCACCACCGTCTACATCACGCCGGAGCAGAACGAGCGCCTGCACCTCTTGCACAATCGCACCAAGGTCCCCGTCGCGGTGTACATCCGGGAGGGCATCGATCTGGTGCTGAAGCGCTACGAGCACGCACTGCCGGGGCAGATGACTCTGAGCGACGCGGCCCCAGCCAAGAGCAGCAAGAAGGGCTGA
- the lepA gene encoding elongation factor 4, translated as MPTPTSKIRNFSIIAHVDHGKSTLADRILDVTGAITAREKVEQFLDKLELERERGITIKAQSVRLKYKAADGEEYQLQLIDTPGHVDFSYEVSRSLAACEGALLVVDATQGVQAQTVANVYLALDNHLEIVPVLNKVDLPSADVDHAAQEVEEVIGLDCSGAIMASGKTGLGVQEILEAVVARIPPPKGDPEKPLAALIFDSWYDSYRGAVIMVRVMEGVLEKGDKIQFMATGRTYEVTAIGCFNPHPVALDALGPGEVGFIAANIKSTEDTKIGDTVTLAGRPAEKALPGFKEVKPMVFAGVFPTDAAEYENLRDALSKLHMNDASFRFEPDTSDALGFGFRCGFLGLLHMEIIQERLEREYNLDLITTAPSVVYRACRKNGDVVLVDNPSKMPSVGDLDHIEEPIMKVTVHTPADYVGAVVALCEERRGVQKGIHFAAQTHVVVTYELPLAEVILDFHDRLKSVSRGYASMDYELLDYHEDDLVKLDMLLNGEPLDALSVIVHRANAYSRGRALAKKLKELVPQQQYEVAIQAAIGSKVISRETVRALRKDVTAKCYGGDISRKRKLLEKQKEGKRRMKSVGSVEVPQEAFLAILKLDEG; from the coding sequence ATGCCCACCCCGACCAGCAAGATTCGGAATTTTTCCATCATCGCGCACGTCGACCACGGCAAATCGACGTTGGCCGACCGCATCCTGGACGTCACCGGAGCGATCACCGCGCGCGAGAAGGTGGAACAGTTCCTCGACAAGCTCGAGCTGGAACGCGAGCGCGGGATCACCATCAAGGCGCAGAGCGTCCGCCTCAAGTACAAGGCCGCGGACGGCGAGGAGTACCAGCTCCAGCTCATCGACACCCCCGGCCACGTGGACTTCAGCTACGAGGTGAGCCGCAGCCTCGCCGCCTGCGAAGGTGCGCTCCTGGTGGTCGACGCCACGCAGGGCGTGCAGGCGCAGACGGTGGCCAACGTCTACCTCGCCCTGGACAACCACCTGGAGATCGTCCCCGTCCTGAACAAGGTGGACCTGCCTTCCGCGGACGTGGACCACGCCGCCCAGGAGGTCGAGGAGGTCATCGGTCTGGACTGCAGCGGAGCCATCATGGCCAGCGGCAAGACGGGCCTCGGCGTGCAAGAGATCCTGGAGGCCGTGGTGGCGCGCATCCCGCCACCCAAGGGCGACCCGGAGAAACCCCTGGCCGCGCTGATCTTCGACAGCTGGTACGACAGCTATCGCGGCGCGGTGATCATGGTGCGCGTGATGGAGGGCGTCCTCGAGAAGGGCGACAAGATCCAGTTCATGGCCACCGGCAGGACCTACGAGGTCACGGCCATCGGCTGCTTCAACCCGCACCCGGTGGCCCTCGACGCCCTGGGCCCGGGGGAGGTCGGCTTCATCGCGGCGAACATCAAGTCCACCGAGGACACGAAGATCGGCGACACCGTGACCTTGGCCGGCAGGCCAGCGGAGAAGGCGCTACCGGGCTTCAAGGAGGTGAAGCCGATGGTCTTCGCCGGCGTCTTCCCGACGGACGCGGCCGAGTACGAGAACCTCCGAGACGCGCTGTCCAAGCTGCACATGAACGATGCGTCGTTCCGCTTCGAGCCGGACACCTCCGACGCCCTCGGCTTCGGGTTCCGCTGCGGGTTCTTGGGCCTCCTGCACATGGAGATCATCCAGGAGCGGCTGGAGCGCGAGTACAACCTGGATCTGATCACGACCGCCCCGAGCGTGGTCTACCGCGCCTGCCGCAAGAACGGCGACGTCGTGCTGGTGGACAACCCCAGCAAGATGCCCAGCGTCGGCGACCTCGACCACATCGAGGAGCCGATCATGAAGGTCACGGTGCACACGCCCGCGGACTACGTGGGCGCGGTGGTCGCCTTGTGCGAGGAGCGGCGCGGCGTGCAGAAGGGCATCCACTTCGCGGCCCAGACCCACGTGGTCGTCACCTACGAGCTGCCGCTGGCCGAGGTCATCCTCGACTTCCACGACCGGCTGAAGAGCGTGTCTCGCGGCTACGCCAGCATGGACTACGAGCTCTTGGACTACCACGAGGACGACCTGGTCAAGCTGGACATGCTCTTGAACGGGGAGCCGCTCGACGCGCTGAGCGTGATCGTCCACCGCGCGAACGCCTACAGCCGCGGTCGCGCCTTGGCGAAGAAGCTGAAGGAGCTGGTCCCGCAGCAGCAATACGAGGTGGCGATCCAGGCCGCCATCGGCAGCAAGGTGATCAGCCGCGAGACTGTGCGCGCCCTGCGCAAGGACGTGACGGCCAAGTGCTATGGCGGCGACATCAGCCGCAAGCGCAAGCTCCTGGAGAAGCAGAAGGAGGGCAAGCGCCGCATGAAGTCCGTGGGGAGCGTGGAGGTGCCACAGGAGGCGTTCCTCGCGATCTTGAAGCTCGACGAGGGTTGA
- a CDS encoding insulinase family protein encodes MSQRARDKRLAELNAAAPPLGRVEHVGTTAFGPALRLERFRLGNGLEVLLCEDHSAPVVAYHTWYRVGSRHEREGKTGLAHLFEHLMFNETEKLPAGEFDRKLEEAGAESNAATWLDWTQYTIAVPKEQLGLVITLEAERMSHLVLRDPQVTSEKEVVANERRYRVDDDVEGSVSEVLWATAFREHAYKWPTIGWMADIEGFTTEDCQEFYRTYYAPNNACIVVAGDVTETALLGRIQRAYGHLPPSTLPLEDVRPEPPQIEERRQELTKPTATEKVAVGYHAPAMGDFDHPALSLLSEVLFGGRASRMHQLLVRKLEIATEVRVFVGPFRDPGLLEIYASARGTFTAEQLLAAMDEELAKVRAEQIADDEIERARARMELSLIAGLETADGKASTIGFYDTVLGRPAAAFERLEDLRRVTASDLRRVARRYLAPERRSVILVRAQMGEKKEAAE; translated from the coding sequence ATGTCCCAGCGTGCCCGCGACAAACGCCTGGCGGAGCTCAACGCCGCTGCCCCTCCCCTCGGGCGCGTCGAGCACGTCGGCACCACCGCCTTCGGTCCGGCGCTTCGTCTCGAGCGCTTCCGCCTCGGCAACGGGCTCGAGGTGCTGCTCTGCGAAGACCACTCCGCGCCCGTCGTCGCCTACCACACCTGGTACCGCGTGGGCTCGCGGCACGAGCGTGAGGGCAAGACCGGTCTGGCCCACCTGTTCGAGCACCTGATGTTCAACGAGACCGAGAAGCTCCCCGCCGGGGAGTTCGATCGGAAGCTCGAGGAGGCGGGCGCCGAGAGCAACGCCGCCACTTGGCTCGACTGGACTCAGTACACCATCGCGGTGCCCAAGGAGCAGCTCGGCCTGGTGATCACGCTGGAGGCCGAGCGCATGTCGCACCTGGTGCTGCGCGACCCGCAGGTGACGAGCGAGAAGGAGGTGGTGGCGAACGAACGCCGCTACCGCGTGGACGACGACGTCGAGGGGTCGGTGAGCGAAGTGCTGTGGGCGACGGCGTTCCGTGAGCACGCCTACAAGTGGCCGACCATCGGCTGGATGGCGGACATCGAGGGTTTCACGACCGAGGACTGCCAGGAGTTCTACCGGACTTATTACGCGCCCAACAACGCCTGTATCGTGGTGGCCGGCGACGTGACCGAGACGGCGCTCCTCGGACGCATCCAGAGAGCGTACGGACACCTCCCGCCCTCGACACTGCCCCTGGAGGACGTGCGGCCGGAGCCGCCTCAGATCGAGGAGCGCAGGCAGGAGCTGACGAAGCCGACGGCGACCGAGAAGGTGGCGGTGGGCTACCACGCCCCGGCCATGGGGGACTTCGACCACCCCGCGCTCTCGCTCCTCTCGGAGGTGTTGTTCGGCGGCCGCGCCAGCCGCATGCACCAGCTCCTGGTGCGCAAGCTGGAGATCGCCACCGAGGTGCGCGTGTTCGTCGGCCCGTTCCGCGACCCTGGCCTGCTGGAGATCTACGCCTCGGCCCGCGGCACGTTCACGGCCGAGCAGCTGCTCGCCGCCATGGACGAGGAGCTCGCGAAGGTTCGAGCGGAGCAGATCGCCGACGACGAGATCGAGCGAGCGCGAGCCCGGATGGAGCTCTCGCTCATAGCCGGGCTCGAGACAGCGGACGGCAAGGCCTCGACCATCGGCTTTTACGACACGGTGCTGGGCAGGCCGGCGGCCGCGTTCGAGCGGCTGGAGGATCTCCGGCGCGTCACCGCGAGCGACCTCCGGCGCGTCGCGCGACGCTACCTGGCGCCCGAGCGTCGCAGCGTGATCCTGGTGCGCGCCCAGATGGGCGAGAAGAAGGAGGCTGCGGAGTGA
- a CDS encoding insulinase family protein, translating into MSVRTIDLGGVKLLLESSPALPLVHLTAALLTGSLEDPEGKEGLTRLVARAMRRTGGGLGQHELDSRIDLLGGSLGADVSHSTVSFSGTVIARNFDAFLALFTDVLGRPGFAEEELALLRRETEAEVIESRDNDRALARRWFGRRLFANHAYGRSVSGRLASVPGMTGADVRALYQRLWARQNLVLAFSGDIDEARARQSAERLLAALPAGEPRRDTLGDPTGPRGRHLVLVDKPERTQTQILIGGLGTHPRDPDHIALHVANTVLGGTFTARLMKEIRSKRGWSYGAYSSLPFDRHRQAFSLWTFPKASDAAACIGVELELLRIWWEKGITKRELAWAKRYLTRSHAFALDTATKRVGLGLDSLLYDLPEGYYEGYLDHVRDVTLERANAAIRERISLDDLLITVVGTASEIEEGVRQAIPGLGSHEVIPFDAD; encoded by the coding sequence GTGAGCGTCCGGACCATCGACCTCGGCGGCGTGAAGCTGCTCCTGGAATCGAGCCCCGCGCTGCCGTTGGTCCACCTGACCGCGGCGCTCTTGACCGGATCGCTGGAGGACCCCGAAGGCAAAGAGGGGCTCACGCGCCTCGTCGCGCGGGCCATGCGCCGGACGGGCGGCGGCCTCGGCCAGCACGAGCTCGACTCCCGCATCGACCTGCTCGGCGGGTCGCTGGGCGCCGACGTGTCCCACAGCACGGTATCGTTCTCCGGCACGGTGATCGCGCGGAACTTCGACGCCTTCCTCGCGCTGTTCACCGACGTCCTCGGGCGGCCGGGCTTCGCCGAAGAGGAGCTCGCGTTGCTCCGACGGGAGACCGAGGCGGAGGTCATCGAGTCGCGGGACAACGACCGCGCGCTCGCGCGCCGCTGGTTCGGGCGCAGGCTGTTCGCGAACCACGCCTACGGCCGCTCGGTCAGCGGACGACTAGCCAGCGTGCCCGGCATGACCGGCGCCGACGTGCGCGCGCTCTACCAGAGGCTCTGGGCCCGGCAGAATCTGGTCTTGGCGTTCTCCGGCGACATCGACGAGGCCCGCGCCCGCCAGAGTGCCGAACGCCTGCTCGCGGCCCTGCCCGCCGGCGAGCCGCGCCGTGACACGCTGGGCGATCCGACCGGACCTCGCGGGCGGCACCTGGTCCTGGTGGACAAGCCCGAGCGCACCCAGACCCAGATCCTGATCGGGGGCCTCGGCACCCACCCGCGCGATCCCGACCACATCGCGCTCCACGTCGCCAACACCGTGCTCGGCGGCACCTTCACCGCGCGGCTGATGAAGGAGATCCGCAGCAAGCGCGGCTGGTCCTACGGCGCCTACTCCAGCCTGCCCTTCGACCGCCACCGCCAGGCGTTCAGCCTGTGGACCTTCCCCAAGGCCAGCGACGCCGCCGCTTGCATCGGCGTGGAGCTCGAGCTGCTCCGGATCTGGTGGGAGAAGGGCATCACCAAGCGCGAGCTTGCTTGGGCCAAGCGCTACCTGACCCGCAGCCACGCCTTCGCGCTCGACACGGCGACCAAGCGGGTGGGCCTCGGGCTCGACTCACTGCTCTACGACCTGCCCGAGGGCTACTACGAGGGCTACCTCGACCACGTTCGGGACGTGACCCTGGAGCGCGCGAACGCGGCCATCCGGGAGCGCATCTCCCTCGACGACCTCTTGATCACGGTCGTGGGCACCGCGAGCGAGATCGAGGAGGGCGTGAGGCAGGCCATCCCAGGCCTGGGCTCACACGAGGTCATCCCGTTCGACGCGGACTAG